The following coding sequences lie in one Flagellimonas eckloniae genomic window:
- a CDS encoding phage tail tape measure protein: MGATTTSWILELIDKVSSPLKAIQKSGASAYNTIDKINDRIKVLETRSGNLTKRLKKMTVAAGAIALLGAGAVQFENGMARANTMAEVGEVQLAKYTKQIKEISTVVPIVKTQLSDGLYNTISAGVPRDNWMDFLRDSAKASIAGNADLALVVDATASTIKAYGDSWENANTVQDRFQKTVQLGQIPSLQALASALPRVTAVASKLTVSQEEMLGVFATASGVMGAPAEVATQFSAILSALLKPGSEATKMAKQLGIAFNAESISRSGGLQNYINELMPRIQAFADKTGTTQEQIIGSLFGSQEAIKLVIGLGGELSQSWSKNTGEIGVALGSVNKGFEIMEKTTRSQMILMKNAWSNVIGSVFTILAPFIKVIMQVSGRIAQMVTSFMESNPVFSKFVVIGAGAIFLITGLTTAVTLVSVRLNLMHMKLLRAALSSNAFTSSMAKATLALWNFIRAGARQIALLAGQATGYLLSGAYLLGSFLVGLISATAAQWGLNVAMNANPIGLIVLGIAAVIAIIVLMIKYWDKIKAAISKFAAWLAKNNPFEWMVTLIDKVFPGFRDKIEKLKEWVKNLLLGVWESIKKVWKSIKEFFGFGDDETDVEIKVSTKTDPEGLDVPNPTATVTNLGSVTGNTDNDAQVVSGDSKGAKILTMNLDIINNFNLSPGNWKGKVDEMAEQIIGKVNDRLRDGAIAFD, translated from the coding sequence ATGGGCGCTACCACAACATCATGGATTTTGGAACTGATAGACAAGGTCAGTTCTCCCTTGAAGGCCATCCAAAAATCGGGGGCTTCGGCCTACAATACCATTGACAAAATTAACGACCGTATAAAGGTTTTGGAAACTAGGTCTGGGAATCTCACCAAGCGTTTGAAAAAAATGACCGTTGCCGCAGGGGCCATTGCCCTACTGGGAGCGGGTGCCGTGCAATTTGAGAACGGTATGGCACGGGCCAATACCATGGCCGAGGTCGGGGAGGTGCAACTCGCGAAATACACCAAGCAGATTAAGGAGATATCCACCGTCGTCCCGATTGTCAAAACACAACTTTCAGATGGCCTTTACAATACGATAAGCGCAGGTGTCCCAAGGGACAATTGGATGGATTTCCTACGTGACAGCGCGAAGGCCTCAATTGCTGGCAACGCCGACCTTGCACTGGTCGTGGATGCCACGGCATCAACCATAAAGGCTTATGGGGATTCATGGGAAAACGCCAATACCGTACAGGATAGGTTCCAGAAAACGGTGCAATTGGGGCAGATACCATCCCTACAGGCTTTGGCAAGTGCTTTGCCCAGGGTGACGGCTGTTGCCTCCAAGCTCACAGTTTCCCAAGAGGAAATGCTAGGCGTGTTCGCCACAGCTTCCGGCGTGATGGGTGCGCCCGCCGAGGTTGCGACCCAGTTCAGTGCCATTCTATCGGCTCTTTTAAAGCCCGGTTCCGAGGCAACAAAGATGGCCAAGCAATTGGGAATCGCATTCAATGCAGAGAGTATTTCGCGTTCCGGCGGCCTTCAGAACTACATAAACGAACTGATGCCACGGATTCAGGCTTTTGCCGATAAGACCGGGACCACGCAGGAACAGATAATAGGAAGCCTTTTCGGTAGTCAAGAAGCTATCAAGCTCGTCATAGGGCTTGGTGGTGAACTATCACAATCTTGGAGCAAGAACACAGGGGAAATAGGTGTTGCCCTTGGCTCTGTAAACAAAGGTTTCGAGATAATGGAAAAGACCACCAGGTCACAGATGATTTTGATGAAGAACGCATGGAGCAACGTAATTGGTTCCGTATTCACGATTTTGGCACCCTTTATTAAGGTTATCATGCAGGTATCAGGGCGCATAGCGCAAATGGTCACCAGTTTTATGGAGTCCAACCCGGTGTTCTCAAAGTTCGTTGTAATTGGTGCCGGGGCCATTTTTCTGATAACGGGGCTTACGACCGCCGTGACCCTTGTAAGCGTCCGGTTGAACCTGATGCACATGAAATTGTTGCGTGCGGCACTTTCTTCAAATGCATTCACGTCGAGCATGGCCAAGGCCACATTGGCACTTTGGAACTTCATCAGGGCCGGGGCGAGACAAATTGCACTGTTGGCCGGACAGGCTACGGGATACCTACTTTCAGGCGCATATCTATTGGGTTCCTTTTTGGTCGGACTTATAAGCGCCACTGCTGCGCAATGGGGGCTTAACGTGGCAATGAACGCAAATCCAATAGGGCTTATAGTATTGGGAATCGCGGCTGTTATCGCCATAATAGTGCTAATGATTAAGTATTGGGACAAAATAAAGGCGGCCATTTCGAAGTTTGCCGCATGGTTGGCCAAGAACAATCCATTTGAATGGATGGTTACCTTAATCGATAAGGTTTTTCCGGGCTTCCGCGATAAGATTGAAAAGCTGAAGGAATGGGTGAAGAACCTGTTGTTGGGGGTTTGGGAGAGCATAAAGAAGGTGTGGAAAAGCATAAAGGAATTCTTTGGTTTTGGCGATGATGAGACCGATGTTGAAATAAAGGTCTCCACTAAGACCGACCCGGAAGGCTTGGATGTTCCAAACCCTACCGCTACTGTAACAAATCTTGGTTCCGTAACAGGGAATACTGACAACGATGCACAGGTGGTCAGTGGTGATTCAAAGGGCGCCAAGATACTCACGATGAACTTGGACATCATCAACAATTTCAATCTGAGTCCGGGCAACTGGAAGGGAAAGGTGGATGAAATGGCCGAGCAGATTATAGGAAAGGTAAACGACCGTCTCAGGGATGGCGCAATTGCGTTTGATTGA
- a CDS encoding DUF6046 domain-containing protein, which translates to MANNYNTAEIFALAFGIKNFAIYQANRELVTFDTQGNAAPTNKASYKGVNIIEDVQEASRLSYMGTPIMFPIKFRGDNYRFYDSSGDVIEFPVKDFELPAATLVNFRRAKIMATTNALANNGTVKEMYGFDDWTIDIRGLCLRDPSHPTAKTAIEQHRRLVEFENIIESIAVTGDLFLDKDIHHLVIKEVDFKQVQGKPGVIPFYLRCVSDQSIELNLGLL; encoded by the coding sequence ATGGCAAACAACTATAACACAGCTGAGATATTTGCACTGGCCTTTGGCATAAAGAATTTTGCGATTTATCAGGCCAACAGGGAATTGGTGACCTTCGACACGCAGGGCAACGCCGCGCCGACCAACAAAGCGTCATATAAAGGCGTGAATATCATAGAGGACGTGCAGGAGGCATCCCGTTTGAGCTATATGGGGACACCTATTATGTTCCCAATAAAGTTCAGGGGGGATAATTACAGGTTCTACGATTCGTCGGGCGATGTGATTGAATTTCCTGTAAAGGACTTTGAGCTTCCAGCGGCCACATTGGTGAATTTCCGTAGGGCCAAGATAATGGCCACTACCAACGCTTTGGCGAACAACGGAACCGTAAAGGAAATGTACGGTTTCGACGATTGGACAATTGACATCCGTGGCCTATGCCTACGTGACCCATCGCATCCGACCGCTAAAACAGCAATTGAGCAACATCGAAGGTTAGTTGAGTTTGAGAATATCATTGAATCAATTGCCGTAACAGGTGATTTGTTCTTAGACAAAGACATCCATCATTTGGTAATTAAAGAAGTGGATTTTAAACAGGTTCAGGGAAAGCCGGGCGTAATACCCTTCTACCTAAGATGTGTAAGCGACCAGTCCATTGAATTAAATCTAGGGCTATTATGA